The Paenibacillus uliginis N3/975 genome has a window encoding:
- a CDS encoding AAA family ATPase, giving the protein MQQEEVILGARALGDQVVKIMPTYQIMLNQLEDIREAVKQVKDYKRDRDTRKQVYNNTIGIFGPRGAGKSSALFTLKNDMDKKSSVLFPLIEPDNFGENTKIIGSIVGFLKKEGEDLLEELKKGGLKEEQRQNLVDYYNAGVYKPNNKLQQVINETIEYHLYTENQYRNILTQHYEDLAVYIKNSSRVLSPDIAFKKKLNELIDEIIRVKQALDTPEEPILIFIFIDDIDLKTSKTRELMEALLQYTDHPNIVTVLSGDYEMLLESLTLALFAEEPLKEIGLNAYDSLKALDQPYNRTSEEKNKLLTIMRRKSELAHEYLKKVIPSARRHQLVNWNTETIPYFSFGQFNLLDRMAQLMGEQSIFSYVKSNQNTNNENEQDRYLPIKNSYVVFDERPRGLVHAYYNLVQLINEIEVSKKELFRPVKVFVDTLILSNTNLLKHQEWLFEHFIRWGSDEKSTFINYSAKNLAEDGLDLQIFIVAEIIKKLLPNVRYDAAAFETFKASLFEEFIRGKNEKEYKFHPSRYRLYHVIHGIVLYTDVPAAMLMLEYLSMSSFDSYYYEYTWDIGKREKDRIVVKSVAYLLGQYPSIFEPLYYKAQNEKNSEINKALNILHDLCAVPAEFEITERVFEELLRNFRFEKSYNGLRNEEIKRTLFINNLTKIREKQQEELTERNRSDLVGNITVLAKDEHLNLAKGLLFISEKLSKNPSFELPKSVTQIIERDMDKFGEFIFDKLKERSIEVHIEITELISQAFYEFRNGYPGESNTTKYRKCKDVLHKYLNLDPANKSISLVFDEYREIMRSLKGLASNNLAWYGRREARNLYNALQYSSTIADRDLNNTEEDRDSFFTGNDTLILSLYYQYYASTQKFSEEQEYESAKTSIKTKLDEAFKNIQGQTEMELREFGLSLEGAEE; this is encoded by the coding sequence ATGCAGCAAGAAGAAGTGATTTTGGGGGCAAGAGCTCTAGGTGATCAAGTTGTCAAAATCATGCCGACTTATCAAATTATGTTGAATCAATTAGAAGATATAAGAGAAGCAGTGAAACAAGTGAAAGACTACAAAAGAGACCGAGACACTAGAAAGCAGGTCTATAATAATACGATCGGCATTTTTGGGCCTAGAGGTGCAGGGAAATCGTCTGCACTTTTTACTTTGAAAAATGATATGGATAAAAAATCCAGTGTGCTATTTCCCTTAATTGAGCCAGACAATTTTGGTGAAAATACGAAGATAATCGGATCCATTGTTGGTTTTTTGAAAAAAGAGGGAGAAGATTTGTTAGAAGAACTGAAAAAGGGGGGATTAAAGGAAGAACAACGACAGAATTTGGTTGACTACTATAATGCGGGGGTATATAAGCCTAATAATAAGCTACAACAGGTGATAAATGAAACGATTGAATATCACTTATATACCGAAAATCAGTATCGAAATATACTGACCCAGCATTATGAGGATTTAGCCGTTTATATTAAAAATTCCTCCCGAGTGCTTAGTCCGGATATTGCTTTCAAGAAGAAGCTAAATGAGTTGATAGATGAAATTATTCGTGTAAAGCAGGCATTGGACACACCTGAAGAACCGATATTAATCTTTATCTTTATCGATGATATTGACCTCAAAACCTCCAAAACAAGAGAGTTGATGGAGGCGCTATTGCAATATACGGATCACCCCAATATCGTTACGGTACTGTCAGGAGACTACGAGATGCTGCTTGAATCGCTTACGCTAGCATTGTTTGCAGAAGAACCTTTAAAAGAAATTGGATTAAATGCGTATGATTCATTAAAAGCATTGGATCAGCCCTATAATAGAACCAGTGAAGAGAAAAATAAATTACTTACAATCATGCGACGCAAATCAGAGCTAGCTCATGAATACTTGAAGAAAGTCATTCCTTCAGCCAGAAGACATCAGTTGGTGAATTGGAATACGGAGACGATTCCGTACTTTTCATTCGGCCAGTTTAACTTGCTAGACCGAATGGCTCAGTTGATGGGTGAACAATCAATTTTTAGTTATGTAAAATCAAACCAAAATACAAATAATGAGAATGAACAAGATCGCTATTTACCGATTAAAAACAGCTATGTAGTATTTGATGAAAGACCGCGTGGACTTGTTCATGCCTATTACAATTTGGTACAGTTGATAAATGAAATTGAGGTCAGCAAGAAAGAATTGTTTAGACCTGTCAAGGTCTTTGTGGATACGTTGATCCTTTCAAATACGAACTTGCTAAAGCACCAGGAATGGCTGTTTGAACATTTTATACGGTGGGGCAGTGATGAAAAATCAACCTTTATTAATTACTCCGCCAAGAATTTAGCTGAAGATGGTCTGGATTTACAAATCTTCATAGTTGCAGAAATTATAAAAAAATTATTACCTAATGTGAGATATGATGCGGCAGCCTTTGAGACGTTCAAAGCCAGTTTGTTTGAGGAATTTATTCGTGGGAAAAACGAAAAAGAGTATAAATTCCATCCCTCTAGATACAGGCTATATCATGTAATACACGGAATAGTGTTATATACAGATGTACCAGCGGCAATGTTGATGTTAGAGTATCTTTCAATGTCTTCATTTGATTCTTACTATTACGAGTACACATGGGATATTGGAAAAAGGGAAAAAGATCGGATTGTAGTGAAGAGTGTAGCATATTTACTGGGACAGTATCCGTCCATATTTGAGCCGCTTTATTACAAAGCTCAGAATGAAAAAAATAGCGAAATCAACAAGGCGCTTAATATTTTACACGACTTATGCGCCGTACCCGCTGAATTTGAAATAACAGAGCGAGTATTCGAAGAGTTACTACGTAATTTCCGTTTTGAAAAATCTTATAATGGCTTAAGGAACGAAGAAATAAAAAGGACTCTGTTCATTAACAATCTAACTAAGATTAGAGAGAAACAACAGGAGGAGCTAACTGAAAGAAATCGCAGTGATTTGGTTGGTAATATAACAGTTTTAGCAAAAGACGAACATCTCAATCTGGCAAAAGGATTGCTGTTTATTTCCGAAAAGTTATCGAAAAATCCATCGTTTGAGCTTCCAAAGAGTGTGACCCAAATTATCGAAAGGGATATGGATAAATTCGGGGAATTCATTTTTGATAAGCTAAAGGAACGAAGTATTGAGGTACATATTGAAATCACGGAACTAATAAGCCAGGCGTTCTATGAATTTAGGAATGGATATCCTGGAGAAAGTAATACTACTAAGTATCGTAAATGTAAGGATGTTCTCCATAAGTATCTTAATCTTGATCCAGCTAATAAGAGTATCTCCCTTGTTTTCGACGAATACAGAGAAATAATGAGAAGTTTAAAAGGATTAGCTTCAAATAACCTTGCGTGGTATGGGCGAAGGGAAGCCAGAAATTTGTATAACGCATTGCAATACTCCTCCACCATAGCTGATCGCGATCTAAACAATACTGAGGAGGATAGGGACTCGTTTTTCACTGGTAATGATACATTAATCTTGAGTCTATATTATCAATATTATGCTAGTACTCAGAAATTTTCAGAAGAACAAGAATATGAAAGTGCAAAAACCAGCATTAAAACGAAACTGGATGAGGCCTTTAAGAATATTCAAGGCCAAACCGAGATGGAACTTCGTGAATTTGGTTTAAGCTTGGAGGGGGCTGAAGAATAA